In Mycolicibacterium gadium, the genomic window GCAATGTGCGGTATTCGTGTGACGGAGTCATTGGTTGCAATGCTTTCGCATTGGGCATCCCCTAACGTCGCCTTCGTTCGTATCCGTACTGATTTTGGAGCTGCAACTTGAGTCAACCCGCCAATGCGCAGGTCAACACCCCTCTTGAGGTCTGGCCGGGCAAGGCCTATCCACTCGGGGCGACCTACGACGGCACGGGCACGAACTTCGCGCTGTTCAGCGAGGCCGCCGAGCGCGTCGAACTGTGCCTGTTCGACGCTGACGGCGAACAGACTGCCTGCATCACACTGCCCGAGGTGGACGGCTTCGTCTGGCACGGATTCGTCCCGACCATCGAGCCCGGCCAGCGCTACGGCTACCGCGTACACGGACCCTACGACCCGGCCGCCGGCCACCGCTGCAATCCCAACAAGCTGCTGCTGGATCCCTACGCCAAGGCCATCGAGGGTGCGTTCGACTGGAATCAGTCGTTGTTCAGCTACAACTTCGGCGACCCGGACAGCCGTAACGATGACGACTCGGCGGCCAGTATGCCCAAGTGCGTCGTCATCAACCCGTATTTCGACTGGGGTGTAGACCGCCCGCCCAGCCACGAATACGCCGACACCGTCATCTACGAGGCGCATGTCAAGGGCCTCACGCAGACCCATCCAGACATCCCGGAACAGCTTCGCGGGACGTACGCCGCGGTGGCGCACCCGATGATCATCGATCACCTGAAAGCGTTGGGCGTCAACGCGATCGAGCTGATGCCCGTCCATCACTTCGCCAACGACTCCACGCTGATCGACAAGGGTCTTTCCAACTACTGGGGCTACAACACCATCGGCTTCCTGGCGCCTGACCCGAAGTACAGCTCGAGCCCCAACCCCGGTGGGCAGGTGCAGGAGTTCAAGGCGATGGTGCGCGCCCTGCACGAGGAGGGCATCGAGGTGATCCTCGACGTCGTCTACAACCACACCGCCGAGGGCAACCACATGGGGCCGACACTGTCCATGCGGGGCATCGACAATGCCGCGTACTACCGCCTCGTCGACGACGACAAGCGCTACTACATGGACTACACCGGCACGGGCAACAGCCTCAACGTCGGCCATCCGCATTCGCTGCAGCTGATCATGGACTCGCTGCGGTACTGGGTGACCGAGATGCACGTCGACGGCTTCCGCTTCGACCTGGCGTCGACACTGGCCCGCGAGTTCTACGACGTGGACCGACTGTCGACGTTCTTCGAACTCGTACAACAGGATCCGATCGTCAGCCAGGTCAAGCTGATCGCCGAGCCGTGGGACGTGGGACCCGGCGGATACCAGGTCGGCAATTTCCCGCCGCAGTGGACGGAATGGAACGGCAAATACCGCGACACCGTGCGCGACTATTGGCGCGGAGAGCCGGCCACCCTCGACGAATTCGCCTCCCGGTTGACCGGATCCGCCGACCTGTACGAGGACACCGCCCGTCGACCGGTGGCATCGATCAACTTCGTCATCGCCCACGACGGGTTCACGCTGCGGGACCTGGTGTCCTACAACGAGAAACACAACGAAGCCAACGGCGAGGACAACAACGACGGCGAGAGTCACAACCGATCGTGGAACTGCGGTGTCGAGGGACCGACCGATGATCCCGAGATCAACGCGCTCCGGTCGCGGCAGCAGCGCAACTTTCTGACCACGCTGCTGCTGTCGCAGGGCGTTCCGATGATCGCGCACGGCGATGAGCTCGGCCGCACGCAGGACGGCAACAACAACGTCTACTGCCAGGACAACGAACTGTCCTGGATCGACTGGGAGAACGCCGATACCGAGCTGATCGAGTTCACCCGCAGCGTTTCGGCGATACGCGCCGCGCACCCCGTGTTCCGGCGTCGGCGGTTCTTCTCCGGTC contains:
- the glgX gene encoding glycogen debranching protein GlgX; the protein is MSQPANAQVNTPLEVWPGKAYPLGATYDGTGTNFALFSEAAERVELCLFDADGEQTACITLPEVDGFVWHGFVPTIEPGQRYGYRVHGPYDPAAGHRCNPNKLLLDPYAKAIEGAFDWNQSLFSYNFGDPDSRNDDDSAASMPKCVVINPYFDWGVDRPPSHEYADTVIYEAHVKGLTQTHPDIPEQLRGTYAAVAHPMIIDHLKALGVNAIELMPVHHFANDSTLIDKGLSNYWGYNTIGFLAPDPKYSSSPNPGGQVQEFKAMVRALHEEGIEVILDVVYNHTAEGNHMGPTLSMRGIDNAAYYRLVDDDKRYYMDYTGTGNSLNVGHPHSLQLIMDSLRYWVTEMHVDGFRFDLASTLAREFYDVDRLSTFFELVQQDPIVSQVKLIAEPWDVGPGGYQVGNFPPQWTEWNGKYRDTVRDYWRGEPATLDEFASRLTGSADLYEDTARRPVASINFVIAHDGFTLRDLVSYNEKHNEANGEDNNDGESHNRSWNCGVEGPTDDPEINALRSRQQRNFLTTLLLSQGVPMIAHGDELGRTQDGNNNVYCQDNELSWIDWENADTELIEFTRSVSAIRAAHPVFRRRRFFSGRPVRQRGGDGLPDIAWFAPDGSEMSDEDWDSGFAKSIAVYLNGQGIPDLDPRGQRVTDDSFVLFFNAHYEALEFVLPEERFGASWEPVIDTAATNGEEPKTHDAGAKVTVDARSVLVLRSATVSET